One genomic window of Anaerofustis stercorihominis DSM 17244 includes the following:
- the infA gene encoding translation initiation factor IF-1 gives MSKSDYVEAEGIVLEAMPNTTFKVKLDNGHEITAHISGKLRMNYIKILPGDKVILEISPYDLTKGRIIWREKGR, from the coding sequence GTGAGTAAGAGTGATTATGTGGAAGCTGAAGGAATTGTTCTTGAAGCAATGCCAAATACAACTTTTAAAGTAAAGTTAGACAATGGACATGAAATTACAGCACATATATCTGGAAAATTAAGAATGAACTACATTAAAATATTACCGGGAGATAAAGTAATTTTAGAAATTTCCCCTTATGATTTGACAAAAGGAAGAATCATCTGGAGAGAAAAAGGCAGATAA
- the rpmJ gene encoding 50S ribosomal protein L36 encodes MKVRPSVKPICEKCKVIKRKGKVMVICENPKHKQKQG; translated from the coding sequence ATGAAAGTAAGACCTAGCGTAAAACCTATTTGCGAAAAATGCAAAGTCATTAAACGTAAAGGTAAAGTAATGGTAATTTGTGAAAATCCTAAACACAAACAAAAACAAGGTTAA